One Mycobacteroides salmoniphilum DNA segment encodes these proteins:
- a CDS encoding DEDD exonuclease domain-containing protein, producing the protein MTQLTFDEVLSSPGSSAQAPSVQALRDTTFVVVDLETTGGSAENDAITEIGAVKVRGGEVLGELATLVDPKRSLPPQIVRLTGITSAMLVDAPPIEQVLPAFLEFARGAVLVAHNAGFDIGFLKAAARQCGIDWPQPTVLCTVRLARRVLSRDEAPRVSLGALAQLLGASTTPNHRALDDARATVDVLHALIGRVGNQGVDTMAELRRYRTQVPNALRDKRSLADGMPYAPGVYLFRGPSGEVLYVGTAVNLHRRVQQYFTGADPRGRMREMVTIATAVDHVTCAHPLEAGVRELRLLGAHAPPYNRKSRFPHRWWWVVLTEEPFPRFAVVRTTSGRPMLGPFRARGDAVTAALALARFTGVRTCAARIGANGRHGPACNGQSYPHDTASPCPAPTGVDAREYRDALIPALAVLAGTEGQPLHAMCGRVGELSGLRRYESAARQRDATANLIEALARQHRLHALSRIEELIAARPDGEGGWHIAVMRHGQLAGAAVARRGVPPMPVVAAASASAQVVLPTPEPFGGAAPEETGLITRWLAEPGVRIVSSTDGYAEATGCSGPLRDWAATARSARIARIAHAVHHDDWGMSELIRPGRPVPSRAVG; encoded by the coding sequence ATGACGCAACTGACCTTCGACGAGGTGCTCTCCTCGCCGGGGTCGTCGGCGCAGGCCCCGTCTGTACAAGCATTGCGTGACACCACCTTTGTGGTGGTGGACCTGGAGACGACCGGGGGCAGCGCGGAGAACGATGCGATCACCGAGATCGGCGCGGTGAAGGTGCGCGGCGGCGAAGTGCTCGGGGAGCTGGCCACGCTGGTCGATCCGAAGCGATCGCTGCCGCCACAGATCGTCCGGCTCACCGGTATCACCTCGGCGATGCTGGTGGACGCGCCGCCGATCGAGCAGGTGCTTCCGGCATTTCTCGAATTCGCCCGCGGCGCAGTCCTGGTCGCCCATAACGCCGGTTTCGATATCGGGTTCCTCAAGGCGGCCGCGCGACAATGCGGGATCGACTGGCCGCAGCCCACGGTGCTGTGCACGGTCCGGCTGGCCCGCCGGGTGTTGTCGCGCGATGAGGCGCCGCGGGTCAGCTTGGGTGCGCTGGCTCAGCTGCTCGGCGCATCCACCACCCCCAACCACCGGGCTCTCGATGACGCGCGGGCCACCGTCGATGTGCTGCATGCGCTGATCGGCCGGGTCGGCAACCAGGGCGTCGACACCATGGCAGAGCTGCGACGGTACCGGACCCAGGTTCCCAACGCGTTGCGCGACAAACGCTCGCTGGCCGATGGGATGCCTTACGCCCCAGGTGTTTATCTGTTCCGCGGGCCGTCCGGCGAAGTGCTGTACGTGGGCACCGCGGTCAACCTGCACCGGCGGGTGCAGCAGTACTTCACGGGCGCGGACCCGCGCGGCCGGATGCGCGAGATGGTCACCATCGCCACCGCGGTGGACCACGTGACCTGTGCGCATCCCCTGGAGGCCGGGGTGCGCGAACTGCGGCTGTTGGGTGCGCACGCACCGCCGTACAACAGGAAGTCACGGTTCCCGCACCGCTGGTGGTGGGTGGTGCTCACCGAGGAGCCATTCCCCCGTTTCGCCGTCGTCCGGACCACCAGCGGACGCCCGATGCTCGGTCCGTTTCGCGCACGCGGCGACGCCGTGACCGCCGCCCTGGCACTCGCCCGGTTCACCGGCGTGCGCACGTGTGCCGCACGCATCGGTGCCAATGGACGGCACGGCCCCGCCTGCAACGGCCAGTCCTACCCGCACGACACCGCTTCCCCCTGCCCCGCCCCCACCGGGGTGGATGCACGCGAATACCGGGACGCCCTCATCCCGGCACTCGCGGTCCTGGCCGGCACCGAAGGACAACCGCTGCACGCCATGTGCGGCCGAGTGGGCGAGCTGAGTGGTCTGCGGCGGTATGAAAGCGCCGCGCGACAGCGCGACGCCACGGCCAACCTCATCGAGGCACTGGCCCGTCAGCACCGCCTGCACGCCCTCTCGCGCATCGAGGAACTGATCGCCGCGCGGCCCGATGGTGAGGGCGGATGGCACATCGCCGTGATGCGGCATGGACAGCTGGCCGGTGCGGCGGTCGCTCGCCGCGGCGTCCCCCCGATGCCGGTGGTGGCGGCCGCTTCGGCGTCGGCCCAAGTGGTACTGCCGACCCCCGAACCGTTCGGCGGGGCCGCGCCCGAAGAAACCGGGCTGATCACCCGCTGGCTGGCCGAACCCGGTGTGCGCATCGTGTCCTCGACGGATGGCTACGCCGAGGCGACGGGATGTTCGGGCCCCCTGCGGGATTGGGCGGCGACTGCGCGCAGCGCGCGCATCGCGCGCATCGCGCACGCCGTCCACCACGACGACTGGGGGATGTCCGAGCTGATCAGACCTGGGCGTCCCGTTCCGTCCCGAGCCGTTGGCTGA
- a CDS encoding glycosyltransferase family 4 protein codes for MTFQLGGQRRRILLVTNDFPPRTGGIQSYLQELVIRLAGSHEVTVYAPRWKGCERYDAAADYHVVRHPTSLMLPGPGVRQRMVDLIRSQRSEVVWFGAAAPLALLSSAAKAAGAAVTAASTHGHEVGWSMLPVARSALRQIGDSTDVITYVSRYTRGRFAAAFGPRAALEHLPAGVDTGRFRPDPVAREELRRRYGLGERPTIVCISRLVPRKGQDMLIEALPAIREQVDGAALVIVGGGPYAEPLRALANRFGIDEHVVFTGGVPWEELPAHHAMGDVFAMPCRTRGAGLDVEGLGIVFLEASACGVPVVAGNSGGAPETVRDGETGLVVDGRSVPAITEAIVQILSDPARAAMMGAAGRTWVTDHWRWDHHAARFAELISGSA; via the coding sequence GTGACCTTTCAGCTTGGCGGCCAGCGACGACGGATCCTGTTGGTCACCAACGATTTTCCACCCAGGACCGGCGGTATTCAGTCCTACCTGCAGGAGTTGGTGATCCGGCTGGCCGGATCGCATGAGGTCACTGTCTATGCGCCGCGGTGGAAGGGGTGTGAACGTTACGATGCCGCCGCCGATTACCACGTGGTGCGCCACCCGACCTCGCTGATGCTGCCTGGTCCCGGTGTCCGGCAGCGCATGGTGGACCTCATCCGCTCGCAGCGCTCCGAGGTGGTGTGGTTCGGCGCGGCCGCACCGCTCGCGTTGTTGTCCTCGGCGGCGAAGGCGGCAGGGGCCGCCGTGACAGCAGCCAGCACGCATGGGCACGAGGTCGGCTGGTCGATGCTGCCGGTGGCGCGGTCCGCGCTGCGACAGATCGGGGACAGCACCGATGTGATCACCTACGTCAGCCGCTACACGCGGGGCCGCTTCGCCGCGGCCTTCGGTCCACGTGCGGCACTCGAACATTTGCCCGCCGGTGTCGACACCGGCAGATTCCGCCCCGACCCGGTGGCACGCGAGGAGCTGCGGCGGCGCTACGGGCTGGGCGAGCGGCCGACCATCGTGTGCATCTCCCGGCTCGTTCCGCGCAAGGGCCAGGACATGCTGATCGAGGCGCTGCCGGCGATCCGGGAGCAGGTGGACGGCGCGGCGCTGGTGATCGTGGGCGGCGGACCGTATGCGGAACCGTTGCGTGCGTTGGCCAATCGATTCGGTATCGATGAGCACGTGGTGTTCACCGGCGGTGTGCCGTGGGAAGAGCTACCCGCTCATCACGCGATGGGCGATGTCTTCGCGATGCCCTGCCGTACACGCGGAGCGGGGCTCGATGTCGAGGGTCTGGGGATAGTGTTCCTGGAGGCGTCGGCCTGTGGTGTCCCGGTGGTCGCTGGAAACTCCGGGGGCGCACCGGAAACCGTGCGCGACGGGGAGACAGGACTCGTCGTAGACGGCAGGTCGGTGCCCGCGATCACGGAAGCGATTGTTCAGATCCTGTCGGACCCGGCACGCGCCGCCATGATGGGCGCAGCGGGGCGCACCTGGGTGACCGATCACTGGCGCTGGGATCACCATGCGGCGCGCTTCGCCGAACTGATCAGCGGCTCCGCCTAG
- a CDS encoding class I SAM-dependent methyltransferase has protein sequence MTEQPQPAHSDRRRAESFGDSADAYDRHRPRYPLALIDDLVSGRQTRALDVGAGTGIAAAQLAAAGAEVLAVEPDPRMAQVASGKGITVEVATFEDWQPAGRTFDLVLFAQSFHWVEPAAALPKVLTVLRPGGRLALVWNRIVPTTPSQHELDTVYADFMDTTRRPSIDTEDTVSPTLEKFGYRVRHSHFPERRHFSTQAYLDMVFTYSNHLALDAATRSLLRTRLEDKIGDDGVDTTNDALALICTPVA, from the coding sequence ATGACGGAACAGCCGCAACCAGCACATAGCGACCGCCGCCGGGCCGAGTCGTTTGGAGACTCCGCAGACGCCTACGACCGTCATCGCCCCCGCTATCCGCTCGCGCTGATCGACGATCTCGTTTCCGGCCGGCAGACACGCGCCCTGGATGTGGGGGCAGGTACCGGGATCGCGGCGGCACAGCTGGCCGCGGCGGGCGCCGAGGTGCTGGCGGTCGAACCGGACCCGCGGATGGCACAGGTGGCGTCCGGGAAGGGCATCACCGTCGAGGTGGCCACGTTCGAGGACTGGCAGCCGGCGGGCCGCACATTCGATCTGGTGCTCTTCGCCCAGTCCTTCCACTGGGTGGAGCCCGCTGCCGCGCTGCCGAAGGTGTTGACGGTGCTTCGCCCCGGCGGCCGCCTCGCCCTGGTGTGGAACCGGATTGTGCCCACCACGCCGTCACAGCACGAGCTGGACACCGTCTATGCCGATTTCATGGACACCACGAGGCGCCCCTCCATCGACACCGAGGACACCGTCTCCCCGACCCTCGAGAAATTCGGGTACCGCGTGCGGCACTCCCATTTCCCGGAACGGCGACACTTCTCCACGCAGGCGTACCTGGACATGGTCTTCACCTACTCCAATCACCTCGCGCTCGATGCCGCCACCCGCAGCCTGTTGCGGACCCGACTCGAGGACAAGATCGGCGACGACGGCGTCGACACGACAAACGACGCACTCGCGCTGATCTGCACCCCCGTGGCGTGA
- a CDS encoding ubiquinol-cytochrome c reductase iron-sulfur subunit produces the protein MDWSARVSGDPKVEIPSDEQLAAMSRDELVKLGTNLDGVEIVYREPRWPVEGTKAEKRAERLIALWFALGGVFGLALLGVFLFWPWEYKPFGDPGNAAYNLATPLYGLTLGLSVLSLGIGAVLYTKKFVPQEISIQDRHDGPGSSEVDRKTIVAQLQDTLETSTLPRRKMVIRALGFGVGAMGAGTAVAFIGGLIKNPWAPVVPTANGKQPVLLTSGWTPRYKGETIYLGRAVGSSSQILLKVRPEDIDAGGMETVFPWRESDGDGTTVESHEKLSHISMGVRNPVMIIRVRPSDMGKVIKRKGQESFNYGDLFAYTKICSHLGCPTSLFEQQTYRILCPCHQSQFDALHFAKPIFGPAARALAQLPITVDKDGYLVANGDFVEPVGPAFWERKS, from the coding sequence GTGGATTGGAGCGCGCGCGTGAGTGGCGATCCCAAAGTAGAGATTCCCAGCGACGAGCAGCTCGCGGCCATGAGCCGTGATGAGCTGGTCAAGCTCGGTACCAACCTCGACGGCGTCGAGATCGTCTACCGCGAACCGCGCTGGCCCGTGGAGGGCACCAAGGCCGAGAAGCGCGCCGAGCGGCTGATTGCCCTGTGGTTCGCCCTTGGCGGAGTATTTGGCCTGGCCCTGCTTGGTGTCTTCCTGTTTTGGCCCTGGGAGTACAAGCCATTCGGCGATCCGGGTAATGCCGCGTACAACCTCGCGACACCGCTGTACGGCCTGACCTTGGGCCTGTCGGTGCTCTCGCTGGGTATCGGCGCGGTGCTGTACACCAAGAAGTTCGTTCCCCAGGAGATCTCGATCCAGGACCGCCACGACGGGCCGGGCTCGTCGGAGGTGGACCGCAAGACCATCGTCGCGCAGCTGCAGGACACCCTGGAGACCTCGACGCTCCCCCGCCGCAAGATGGTCATCCGGGCTCTCGGGTTCGGCGTCGGCGCGATGGGCGCCGGCACCGCCGTCGCATTCATCGGCGGTCTGATCAAGAACCCGTGGGCCCCCGTGGTCCCCACCGCCAATGGCAAGCAGCCGGTGCTGCTCACCAGCGGCTGGACCCCGCGGTACAAGGGCGAAACCATCTACCTGGGCCGGGCCGTGGGCAGCAGCTCGCAGATCCTGCTGAAGGTCCGCCCCGAGGACATCGACGCCGGTGGCATGGAGACCGTGTTCCCGTGGCGCGAGTCCGATGGCGATGGCACCACCGTCGAATCGCACGAGAAGTTGTCGCATATCTCTATGGGCGTACGTAACCCGGTGATGATCATCCGGGTGCGCCCCAGCGATATGGGCAAGGTGATCAAGCGCAAGGGACAGGAAAGCTTCAACTACGGCGACCTGTTCGCGTACACCAAGATCTGCTCGCACCTGGGTTGCCCCACATCGCTTTTCGAGCAGCAGACCTACCGCATCCTGTGCCCGTGCCACCAGTCGCAGTTTGACGCACTGCACTTCGCCAAGCCCATCTTCGGGCCGGCCGCCCGGGCACTGGCACAGCTGCCGATCACCGTCGACAAGGACGGATACCTCGTCGCCAATGGCGACTTCGTCGAGCCCGTCGGACCCGCATTCTGGGAGCGCAAATCATGA
- a CDS encoding c-type cytochrome, translating into MNQPDSVKGAPPLSVEPVNNTAAKNRARRKFRRRISAGLLLLIALVVAGGLASTFTPTPQVAVADEDKSALLRTGKQLYETSCITCHGANLQGVPDRGPSLIGVGDAAVYFQVSTGRMPAMRNEAQAQRKDPIFDEEQTDALGAYIQANGGGPQVIRDGDGAIAQTSLRGNNIARGGDLFRLNCASCHNFTGRGGALSSGKFAPELDPANEQQIYTAMLTGPQNMPKFSDRQLTPDEKKDIVAYVKASTETPDPGGYGLGGFGPASEGMAIWIIGIVAAIAAALWIGARA; encoded by the coding sequence ATGAACCAGCCCGACTCGGTGAAGGGAGCGCCACCGTTGAGCGTGGAGCCCGTAAACAACACAGCCGCTAAGAATCGCGCACGCCGCAAGTTCCGCCGCCGCATCTCAGCAGGTTTGCTGCTGCTGATCGCGCTGGTGGTCGCCGGCGGCCTGGCCTCGACCTTCACGCCCACCCCGCAGGTCGCGGTGGCCGACGAGGACAAGTCCGCGCTGCTGCGCACCGGCAAGCAGCTGTACGAGACCTCATGCATCACCTGCCACGGCGCCAACCTGCAGGGTGTACCCGACCGCGGCCCGAGCCTCATCGGCGTGGGCGACGCGGCCGTCTACTTCCAGGTCTCCACGGGCCGTATGCCGGCCATGCGCAACGAGGCTCAGGCCCAGCGCAAGGACCCGATCTTCGACGAGGAGCAGACTGACGCCCTCGGCGCGTACATCCAGGCCAACGGCGGCGGACCCCAGGTCATCCGCGACGGCGACGGCGCAATCGCTCAAACGTCGTTGCGCGGCAACAACATCGCCCGCGGTGGCGACCTGTTCCGGTTGAACTGCGCGTCCTGCCACAACTTCACCGGCCGCGGTGGGGCCCTCTCGTCGGGCAAGTTCGCCCCCGAGCTCGATCCGGCCAACGAGCAGCAGATCTACACCGCCATGCTGACCGGCCCGCAGAACATGCCCAAGTTCTCCGACCGCCAGCTGACCCCTGACGAGAAGAAGGACATCGTCGCTTACGTCAAGGCTTCGACCGAGACCCCCGATCCGGGCGGTTACGGCCTGGGCGGCTTCGGCCCGGCTTCTGAGGGCATGGCCATCTGGATCATCGGCATCGTCGCCGCCATTGCCGCGGCACTGTGGATTGGAGCGCGCGCGTGA
- the ripC gene encoding peptidoglycan hydrolase RipC, with product MTPSPLRRAMLALTAAALVGGVFTGGHVATADPNNDAVKKLNELSRQAEATSEAANSAKIDLDAKLATQRDAEKAVLADEAVAKAARMAVSTYQVDVNKAMVAAYMGGNTSGYGAVLTSNSPQNLIDQLSVQRTVGGEMRGRMDNYRAAQSSADQAEQRSRDAAEQARVAAEQAKNVRASLQAKQSQLQVQIAVVKSQYNTLSPGQRAQLLAPAPVPPPPAGEPGQAPDEPLMQAAAAAPAPEAAIGGGGSPVGASAVAAALTRIGAPYSWGGSGPNAFDCSGLVMWAYGQQGVSLPHSSQALARGGTPVALSDLQPGDVINFYGDASHTGIYVGNGMMVHASTYGVPVAVAPITSSGPIYNARRY from the coding sequence CTGACGCCCTCTCCTCTCCGACGTGCCATGCTCGCGCTGACTGCTGCCGCCCTGGTCGGCGGGGTATTTACGGGTGGTCATGTCGCGACTGCCGACCCCAACAACGACGCTGTCAAGAAGCTCAACGAGCTGTCCCGCCAGGCCGAGGCAACGTCCGAGGCGGCTAACTCGGCGAAGATCGATCTCGACGCCAAGCTGGCGACCCAGCGCGATGCCGAAAAGGCTGTTCTCGCCGATGAGGCCGTCGCGAAGGCCGCGCGCATGGCGGTGTCGACGTACCAAGTTGACGTCAACAAGGCAATGGTCGCCGCCTACATGGGTGGCAACACCAGCGGTTACGGTGCCGTGCTGACGTCAAACTCGCCGCAGAACCTGATCGACCAGCTCTCGGTGCAACGCACGGTGGGCGGCGAGATGCGTGGCCGGATGGACAACTACCGCGCTGCGCAGTCCTCGGCAGATCAGGCCGAGCAGCGGTCCCGCGACGCCGCCGAGCAGGCCCGGGTGGCCGCCGAGCAGGCCAAGAATGTACGCGCTTCGCTGCAGGCCAAGCAGAGCCAGCTGCAGGTGCAGATCGCGGTGGTCAAGTCGCAGTACAACACCCTGAGCCCCGGCCAGCGTGCGCAGCTGCTGGCACCGGCGCCCGTGCCCCCGCCGCCCGCCGGCGAACCGGGCCAGGCCCCGGACGAGCCGCTGATGCAGGCCGCTGCCGCGGCACCCGCGCCGGAAGCCGCCATCGGCGGCGGAGGTTCGCCCGTCGGTGCGAGCGCCGTCGCGGCCGCATTGACCCGGATCGGCGCGCCCTACTCGTGGGGCGGTTCCGGCCCCAACGCCTTCGACTGCTCGGGTCTGGTGATGTGGGCCTACGGCCAGCAGGGCGTGTCGCTGCCGCACTCCAGTCAGGCACTCGCACGTGGCGGTACACCCGTCGCGCTGAGCGATCTGCAGCCCGGCGATGTCATCAACTTCTACGGGGACGCCTCGCATACGGGCATCTATGTCGGCAACGGCATGATGGTGCACGCCTCCACCTACGGTGTTCCGGTCGCGGTCGCGCCCATCACGTCCTCCGGCCCGATCTATAACGCGCGTCGCTACTGA
- a CDS encoding cytochrome c oxidase subunit 3 yields MVSVGTIVWLSSELMFFAGLFAFYFTARAQSGGNWPPEPTELNLGLAIPVTAVLVASSFTCQMGVFAAERGDVFGLRRWYIVTLIMGTFFVLGQGYEYINLVHEGTTIAGSAYGSTFYLATGFHGLHVIGGLVAFIYLLVRTRMSKFTPAQATSAIVVSYYWHFVDIVWIALFATIYFVR; encoded by the coding sequence ATGGTGAGTGTTGGCACCATTGTGTGGCTTTCCAGTGAGTTGATGTTCTTTGCTGGACTCTTCGCGTTCTACTTCACCGCCCGGGCCCAGTCCGGTGGCAACTGGCCGCCGGAGCCCACCGAGCTGAACCTTGGTCTTGCCATCCCCGTCACCGCAGTGCTGGTCGCATCGTCCTTCACCTGTCAGATGGGTGTGTTCGCCGCGGAGCGTGGCGATGTCTTCGGGCTGCGCCGCTGGTACATCGTCACCCTCATCATGGGCACCTTCTTCGTTCTCGGCCAGGGCTACGAGTACATCAACCTCGTGCACGAGGGCACCACCATCGCCGGCAGCGCCTACGGCTCAACCTTCTACTTGGCCACCGGTTTCCACGGTCTGCACGTCATCGGTGGTCTGGTCGCCTTCATCTATCTGCTGGTTCGTACCCGGATGAGCAAGTTCACTCCTGCCCAAGCAACCTCCGCGATCGTCGTGTCGTACTACTGGCACTTCGTCGACATCGTGTGGATCGCCCTGTTCGCCACCATCTACTTCGTCCGATGA
- the trpD gene encoding anthranilate phosphoribosyltransferase, with the protein MTAAPARRVAPCPGGPWDHLRVPEHSWPLVLGELTNRRDLSAGQAAWAMDQIMTGVATPAQIAAFGVAMRMKRPTSAEVGELADTMLSHAVGFASGEQIGANAVDIVGTGGDGANTVNLSTMASIVVAACGVPVVKHGNRAASSLAGGADTLEALGVRIDLGPEQVTHSLAEVGIGFCFAPHFHPSYRYASVVRREIGVPTVFNLLGPLTNPARPRAGLIGCAFADLAEVTAGVFAGRGSSVLVVHGDDGLDELTTTTTSTIWRVQAGTVDKLRFDPAAFGFARARLEELVGGDPEFNAAEVRAVLAGGTGAVRDAVVLNAAGAVVAHAGLASDAQWLPAWENALARVSSAIDSGAAAALLDKWIVVSQRLGTERDAQV; encoded by the coding sequence GTGACGGCAGCCCCGGCCCGGCGTGTCGCACCGTGCCCGGGAGGTCCATGGGACCATTTGCGCGTGCCCGAGCATTCCTGGCCCCTGGTACTGGGCGAGCTGACCAACCGTCGTGACCTGTCGGCGGGTCAGGCGGCCTGGGCCATGGATCAGATCATGACGGGCGTGGCCACCCCCGCCCAGATCGCGGCCTTCGGGGTGGCGATGCGGATGAAGCGTCCGACGTCCGCCGAAGTCGGGGAGCTGGCCGACACCATGCTTTCGCACGCGGTCGGATTTGCCTCGGGTGAACAGATCGGCGCGAACGCCGTGGACATCGTCGGTACCGGGGGCGACGGCGCGAACACGGTGAACCTGTCGACCATGGCCTCCATTGTGGTGGCGGCGTGCGGTGTGCCGGTGGTCAAGCACGGCAACCGTGCCGCGTCCTCGCTGGCCGGTGGCGCTGACACGTTGGAAGCGTTGGGGGTGCGCATCGACCTGGGGCCCGAGCAGGTGACGCACAGTCTCGCCGAGGTGGGAATCGGATTCTGCTTCGCGCCGCATTTTCACCCGTCATACCGGTACGCCTCCGTGGTGCGTCGTGAGATCGGTGTCCCCACGGTATTCAATCTGCTGGGGCCGCTGACGAATCCCGCCCGGCCGCGGGCGGGATTGATCGGCTGCGCGTTCGCGGACCTGGCCGAGGTGACGGCAGGGGTATTCGCCGGACGTGGGTCCAGTGTGTTGGTTGTGCATGGCGACGACGGGCTCGATGAGCTGACCACCACCACGACCAGCACCATTTGGCGGGTTCAGGCGGGGACCGTCGACAAGCTGCGGTTCGATCCGGCGGCGTTCGGTTTCGCGCGCGCCCGGCTGGAGGAGCTCGTCGGTGGTGATCCGGAGTTCAACGCCGCCGAGGTCCGAGCGGTACTGGCCGGCGGAACGGGGGCGGTGCGCGACGCGGTGGTGCTCAACGCCGCGGGCGCGGTGGTGGCGCATGCCGGCCTGGCCAGCGATGCCCAATGGCTGCCCGCCTGGGAGAACGCACTTGCGCGGGTGTCCAGCGCGATCGATTCGGGGGCAGCGGCGGCGCTGCTGGATAAGTGGATCGTCGTCAGCCAACGGCTCGGGACGGAACGGGACGCCCAGGTCTGA